From the Danio aesculapii chromosome 9, fDanAes4.1, whole genome shotgun sequence genome, one window contains:
- the fev gene encoding protein FEV — protein MKAYPFTSTTAATMRHNSGGSLMFNMYLSDPTENLLKESKSSSWTPINTGVQKGSGQIQLWQFLLELLSDSANMSCIAWEGTNGEFKLIDPDEVARRWGERKSKPNMNYDKLSRALRYYYDKNIMTKVHGKRYAYKFDFNGLAQVCQPSSTEQAIYKFQSNFAPIQFSGISKLNLVAPGVGPSGFSYWPGSPPTLYHSHNLQPPGPFGAVSASHLSCVNNINSLNNLNNISNHYN, from the exons ATGAAAGCCTACCCTTTCACGTCCACCACCGCCGCCACAATGCGACATAACAGCGGAGGAAGCCTTATGTTTAACATGTATCTCTCAG ACCCCACAGAAAATCTTCTGAAGGAAAGCAAAAGCTCCTCTTGGACCCCCATCAACACAGGCGTGCAAAAAG gaAGTGGACAAATCCAGTTATGGCAGTTTCTCCTGGAGCTGCTTTCTGACAGCGCCAACATGAGCTGCATCGCCTGGGAGGGCACGAATGGAGAGTTTAAACTGATAGACCCGGACGAGGTGGCCAGACGGTGGGGGGAACGCAAGAGTAAACCGAACATGAACTATGACAAACTGAGCCGAGCTCTGCGCTATTACTACGACAAAAACATCATGACCAAGGTGCACGGAAAGCGCTACGCGTACAAATTTGACTTTAACGGTTTGGCGCAGGTGTGCCAGCCCTCCTCGACCGAACAAGCTATTTATAAGTTCCAGAGCAACTTCGCTCCCATTCAGTTTTCAGGTATTTCCAAGCTCAATCTGGTTGCTCCGGGTGTTGGTCCGTCGGGCTTCTCCTACTGGCCGGGATCTCCTCCGACTCTCTACCACAGCCACAACCTGCAGCCGCCTGGACCCTTCGGTGCCGTGTCTGCGTCGCATTTAAGCTGCGTTAacaatattaatagtttaaataacctCAATAATATCAGTAACCACTATAACTGA